The nucleotide window acaatgacaatacattttgtaaaaaacagttctcagtttgccacggattgaagaccaaagaatatgcaggaatggaaaatctgtgaccttcttgtatcatttctccagctgccagcttccaGTGAAAAGcctgaagtcaattaaaatatatgtttctgtgattataaatgataaatttacaaCAGTGCAGTtgtgtcctagatcctgtgaaaaatttgagtaattggtgtgtgcaatggtgcagtctggtgcaatctgagaggtgttttcaattttgttttttactagaaaACCTCTCAGACCACCCAAGgagggagagcacgagagggggtgtctTCCCTCACGcatagaaaattttgagaaattgatgtgtgcaatggtgcaatttgagggtgtttcaatttattttgcaccaaaaattgagtaacccccttcgtTCCTCTCcaaattttgagcaaccccccttgaagttttcaagtttttgagtgatccccctcacattcctccgaccccctagccgtaaataatgacggctcccttagggTCGCTAATTTTCCTTTCACAATATGTTTCCTGGGCTCAGCTATCAACGTGATCAATAGTATCGGTGTACAGCACGGATATACATATTGTATGCTGATAGACGTGGTCATAGTTCACATAAAGCTAACTGAATACGCCATTATGCACACGTACGTCAACGTGAAACGGGTAAGTCCCGCAGATACTGAAGCATTCCGAAGTATATCTGTTATACTGAGATAGTTTGACTATTAATCTGTGTCCGTATTTCCAAAATGGCGAGCCCGTTTAATTACGGTGCCAACAGGGCGGACAAGGAAATTGAGGATTACGAAGACCCTCCTGAAATCGTTGCTCTGCGTCGACTTCGCCAGGGGTTCATCCGTGATATTGTACCGTCTCACATTATACCGGTGCTTAAAACATGCCTCACTCGCCGAGAAGAAGAACAGATCCGCGCTGAAGAGGGCAACAAAGGGCCGATCACAGGAGCCATGATGTTTCTTGACTACCTCATCAAGAAGGACAGATGGTATGAACAATTTTTGTCGGCGTTGAAGGATGATGACGTCAAACTTGAACACCTTGCCTTGGAGTTGGAGAACGGTAACCTTACTGTTGTTTTGGCTACAATACCCTCTATGATTATCACAtattacatttaataatgtCATTGAAGGTTCAGTATTAGACAAAAGACAGGCTACATTACAAATCAATTATTGTGCGTAAATATGAAAGTAACCAACATAATCTCTTTATAAACATATTTGTGACCATGGTATGATTTTACTTGTTGCAATGTATACCAGGTCCGTAGCCGTATTTCCAGTGTCAGCCATATGAAAGATTCGCGAGTCAGTCATATAAATTCACGACAAATAAAACATCTACACGGGTTTGTTTATCGACTTATTCattaaaacagatttcaaaCGACATGTGTAGAGTGGACGTATTCACTTAAATCTTTAGTTTCGTTTTAGTAGTTGACGATGACCCGGGACGATGACATCATGACAATGTAAACCTTTGTGCTTTGATCACATGATACATGTGAACTCAAATGAACCCGGATGTGCAATCGCACCGCCGCGACCCCTGCTCACTGTCGGCGCATGTTGGCGTGACTATATGAGTCTCCACATAATTCCACCGACAGGCACTCAACATTTTAGTCAAAGCAGGGAAGGGGAATGTGCAAGGATCTGCAAGCTCCCCTTGAATCAGCAGATTTTAActagaatgaatgaatattCCATAACTTTCACTTTTATTTTCCGATGGACTAACTATAAGTTACTGCATACTGGACACCGTTTCCACAGTATATAAGTGATGATTCTGATGAACACGATGTCTATTTGACACGACACATTGAAAACCGAACTACATGTAAGATAATCCATTAATTTGCTAATTAAAGCTGAATCTTGCACATCCCCCTGGCTATCGAATTTGATTATTATAATTGTTCTTTGAGGGCGTTACAAAGAAATGTGATTCTTTTAATTCAAAACTGTAGAAGTTAAAGTTTGTAAAGAAGAGAGTAAGCGAGACCATGCTAGGAGATCGATGACATTTGGAGGTAGCTACACAGAAGGGCAAGCTGATGCAGGACTGCAGTCTACTAACCCTGACTTACAGAATTGCCAGGAATCATTTCGAAGTAGATATGTACAAGGGGCTTTCACAGTGGATGATGTTGAACAGGCCATGAGAGGTAAGTGCGTCTCTTAAACACTCATAATATTATGAATGTGTGGTTCAACAAAACGATATCATACACATGACGGGAAAAGATAAAAAATTATACGTCTATTAAAGTTTCAATTTGTAAAGTTCGGGTGAATGCTATCTGAAATGGCCCCACTCCTTCCACCTCTTTTATTTCTGGCATTTCTTTGTTcattgagcaaaggtttaatgAATGCGACACCAATTTGTACTCTTAAAGTGGACTTTAACGAGATAGTTTCCTAAAGTCTCCTAAACTCTTAGAAAGCCTGTTTTCTTGAATTTCCTAAATTATGAGTAATCCTAAGTTTTGTGCAAGTCTGTTTCCTGTCACGTGCCCTATTCGCTAGATTTCAGACAGGGTCCTCTCCTTTCTCTGCTTACCACGAAGTGATGTGCTCTAAGTTGTGCTGTTCTCACCACTCATGGTACCGTGTCTCCCGGAAAGTACGATAAACTGAAACATTCTGACGTCAGTCTGTCTTTACGTGGATGCGCTGCATTACTTAGTCTCGTTGCTTATAAAAAAACTCCTGAGAATCCAAGGCTCGTACAGTTATTTCCCAGAAATCAGCACCGCGCACAATATTGATCAACTTTATTCCAAGATCACCGCTGATTCGATTGCTATTTGATGATAACTCATACATGTCAGAATAGCCTTGTTGGCTGAACTATACCGTTTACACAGACGCATTTTAATAAGTCATTATTCGAGTATCAACATTGCAATTGCACCATGTTTTCGATGAAATCAGGAAAAACACATCGGAAAAACTGTTACACTTCAGGAATAGCCGTCCGacgtttttaaatatttgtgtccGAAATAAACGACGATAAATGACTTTCGTTATTCGGGAAAAAATCCATAGTCGTCTCTTAAACTTGGTTGATGCAAGCAGGAATTCTCTGTAGAATGAAGGGAAAATCGCTCTTCTGTTGTACTTTGGGTGATTAATGACAGATTACTATAGGCATCCTTCGGATTTACTTTGGTCGTCGCTTGTGCATGATCTCAATGTTGCACTTCATGGTGCTAATTACAAACTGTACTTCAAATCGCCATAAGAATTATTTATACAAACATAATCCTACTGAGATGTCCCAGGGTGTACAGAGAACTTAGTCGTATGATTGATTGCATATGCTACTATCATGGTTACAGATGTGCGAATTAACCTAGCAGCCAATTTGCCATGCCTTCCCGATGAACCACCTCCCCCCTACACGACTGGTACCTATTTTGAAGACGGGGGAAGGCTTGTGCAGTCAGCAGGTGGAACTCCTCAACAAAACAAACCACTGACCGTAAATCAATATTTCGTCAATGTCAATGTACAGAAAGGGAATGTGCAAGTGGGAAGTGATAATGTGCACATAGGAAATGATGATGTGACGTCATCAGCTGGTAAcggaaataaacaaacacaagatGTAAAGACTTCACCTTCTGCTGACAGTAAAGGTAAAATGCTTTTGCTGTACATTCACATTTTGCTACAGTCTTCGTCAATTAAAAACACTATACGCTGAATCTTCAGAAAAGATTTTGACATCTTAGTTTTGCATATTATTCATAAGTTGAATGTGTCTATGTCAAAGTCGTTACTTGTAGTTCACAGCATATGCAAATGTATTCCAGCAGTATTTTACGACATCTACATCATCATACTAATTTCAGATGATACTCGTCGTTCAAACCTGATAAATTCCTGACACTTAGTCGTACATGAAACGCAATTTCTATGGAACAATGTAAGATGTACATATGTGCGCATTCATGAAATCAAAGATTTTGAAATGAGGATATCTCCGCGTTTTAAATActgataatttgatttttagaTGGCAGAATAAGAAATGATGAGGAGGAGGGACGAAGAATGCATTATTGAAGGAGAAATAattgaggaagaagaagaaggcaATGATCTTATGTCTGGATTTTCTGAGGAGAAAAAGGTCACGGGTCCCGAGAAAAGTAAGTCTTGTGCGGTGCAGTTTGATATTAAGGGCTTTATAAAGGTGGATGTTATCAACATTTATGGAGTGACATCACTTTTACCAGCAGGAGGATAGTTTCCACTCTAATAAACGTCTGAATTAGTCCCCACTGATATAGGGATTGTCacttgaggtagaatgcgcctaggagacaaatatttggactctcactGTTTTCAAAGTCTCTATGGTCTTGTGCTtgaggggctcattttaaagctcttggagtaagaaaaaacttgcacgatctttgtttttcgaaaataaaaattttattttcctcatagagataacacagggatggcggccattttaatttcaaccatgggaaaatgttgggtaatttgtttctctggtaccaaactccGCACAGTGATCTCTGacttgaaagtttcaatgaggaatattttagcaaaagtttgagtctttcgaCATCTAGGCgcatatactaccttaatgtcaCAGATACCAATCGGAGTGCACACATGAATTCCTTTTCTATTAGTTTCGCCAATAATCGTAATTACGTTGGAATACGTACACTGTATGTCACTTGTATAGCCTCACAATTTATGATCAtcccagaatatttcaaaatctagTCGAGCTGTAAAGTTGTCCATCAAAATTTCGAAATATATAGAAACTAGAAGTATTTAAAAACTAAAACCTTGTCTTTTTGTCGCAGATGATACAGAGACAGAAGAGGCTACTAGCTCAGATGACAAAGCGAAGGAAGAGACAGCTGATTCAAGTATTGCAGGATCCGCCGATGATACTGATGGTGTTGTCAACAATACCAAACTATCAGAGGAAGACCAAGTATCTAATGGAGCTGCAGCTTCATCAAGTATCTCCTCTACGACTCCTAAAATGTGAGTATCTGTGGAAATAGTATCTTCGATCTCCTTTCACCAAGATCATGCACTTACGCAACGTCATAACTTGAGATTTATAACATTCACTGCCTGCTACTCTCATCGATCGTCACatcaaaatttaagttttaGTTGACGACACTAATGATAATtttattgtgtgtaaaaaatattttcaaagagtTATCTCATCAGTAAATGAGGGTCGTATAGTTTCTGAGGGACTTTGAATTATATTTCTGAAAACGTTTATCCTGTTACTTTTTACTAAATTATATCTATTTCTAGTTGAATATAAGGAATTCCAATTTATTAGAAAATATAACAGCAACTCTGACAATCGATTATAATGGAAAAACGTTTGTTCATACAAGACTTGAACCAATGTTTTCGTTCACAAAATTAATATGAAGCTATTTATGtataatgcaaatttgcaatggATGTCACCCAACTTAGAACTACATGTATAACtttttgtccatgtttcatacatttAGGGTTCAAAAATGGAGTATGAAAAGCTTGAGCTGCGTGACTACCAAGAGAGCTTGCCAAACCGGCATTCGATGGGCATAATTGCATCATCTGCGCGCCGACTGGTACTGGCAAAACCCATGTAGCCATGGCGATCACCAAACACTGCTTTGTTGAATCATTGGCTGAACAAGCACAGAGTAATGGCGGTGACGTAAcctttaaaagaaaagcaataTTCCTCGTCCATCGCATACCGCTGCTCAACCAAACGTACAAGCGGTTCAAAAGACATTTGCCGCTCTTGAATATTGCGAAGCGAAGTGGAGCGTCCATGACAAACACAGGGTTTGAAATGCTTGTTCCGGTCAATGACATGATCATTACTACTGGAGGAATCTTAAAGAACAGTTTAACAGAAAAGAAGGTTACTCTAGATGAGTTTTCATTAATTATTATCGATGAATGCCACCATGCCATGAAAAATCATCCCTATAACGTTATAATGGCTGAGTATCTGAGGTTGAAGCTTTCAAACCCAACCACCAAGCTTCCTCAGATAATTGGCCTGACAGCGAGCCCCGGCTCTGGCAGTAAGAGTGGTTTGAAAACAGCAACTGACCACATATTAAAACTGTGTGCAAATATGGATGCGCACATGTTTGTTACCGTGAAGGATGAAAAAAACAAGGAATCGCTCGGGAAAGTGACTAATGATCCTGACAAGTACACAAGTGTGACCGATCCCCGAAAGCCAGATCCTTTCAAGGAAAAGGTAGAAGAAATAATGGTGGAAATCGAGAAGAGAGCTGGTCTGACCGCACCTGGACAGCGCGAGACACAACAGTATGAGACTTTCATAATGGAATCCTTGAATGCTGCCACCAGTGGGCGTCAACATGAAGTCGCCAAGTGTTGTGAACATCTAAGAGAATACAACACAGGTATGATACATAATTCACCCAGTATTATGTTAGTATTTCATGTGATTGTCAATGTGTTCATAGATATAGAACATGAAGTGCTTTATTGCTGTTGTATGTTATTACTTCTGATTACACGTATAAATTTTACTTGGGCAACCTTTCCTTAGCTTTACAGATGAACAGCTTGTGTAGGATGGCAGATGCTCTGGATGTTATTGAGAGCTTCTATAACGAGAGGTCGGCAAGAGGTCAGCACAGGGCAACCGATATTGAGAAGTGGCTGTATAAGTTGTTCAAAAGTAAGTAGTCACATCTGACGTGTTTAATGGTAGACTTGCTTCCAATATGCTGTGAATGGATGCAGCTATTGAAGGGCACGCTTGAGATGACTTcttgaacgcgcctcggggacagatattcggactctcaaattttgccAATTCTTTTCGGGTTTACCACTTACAGGGGCCAATATTAAGGCTCTTGGAATAAGAAAGTTTTTACaatcttagttttccgaaaatctaaaattgtatttttcccaattatcacagggatggcggcaattttcagttacaaatatcagtaaatgtaaggtaatttgtttctcgagtACGCTGATTTTATTCTGATTTGGTAAAAAGGATGGTGGAAGTGCCATTGAGGAAAATACACAcagaagtctttcactttcgaggcatatTGTTCTTTGATATTAGAGAACGCGCCAGATGATTTCATGACATGTCACTTCTGACCGGAAAAAGGTCTCAGTATGGTGAATGACGGATACACAAGGGGTGATATCATATGTTGTTGACCTCTTTGGCAGTGTCATGGGGTAAAATAGTTTAAAGTGACAAGAGCTAGTCGCTATTTATAGTATTCACATCACTTTTATTCCATGTGACAAGGGCGTTCTTTACTTCTTCTCCCTAAAAATTATCAGATCGTGTACACcatgaaatgttattgttgacaaaatattttagtcAAGACTAGATTGCAATTTTTCAACAGTGACATCGAAAACTGTTACAAAAACATACTGGAAAGTACATCAAAGTTACTGCTAATGGCgttttaaatatatcccgtttCGTAACAGTTTTCATGTGGGTATGTTCTTCTTCGTAATATTATTACCCGACTGTAATAAACTGAAACGTTTTTAATGGTGAATTACAGAAAGTTCCAGCAACTTATTTGATATCAGCGAGAAGAAGAAAGCTATCCAAATCCAAAAGTTGTCAAACTGAAGTCAACGTTGAAAGAAGAAATCGGTCAAAAAGGACAGGATCTCAGAGGTAACATGAAAACTATTACTGCTTACGGCTCGAAATACATGTTCATATACAATTGTTCGGTGTGCTTGAGACGAAGATATGGATAAATGAAAAGAAACGTTAAATTGATCACACTTCTTCGTGAAAGGATTGTTCACTTAACATAGTTATCCACAAGACGAGGCACTCGGAGATTGCCTGAAAGAATGCCATACTTGAAGTCTTCCCACTACCATTTCAATAAGGTGTATGATTGCGACGATTTGCGCGTGCCTTTTTGTTGTCGGAGGCAgcattaattaatttcacagatAAAATGCCTGCAAATACACCATTTCTTCTCATAAGTAGGCATATTAGGCATCATTTGTCCATCAAGGATTACATGGCATTTAACTTGTACAGTTTATAGCTGTCCGCCGTGCATTTTGCTTTAACGATTAATTACACGTGGTTACTTTTTTCTAAGTAATGCATCTAAAACAGTTTTGTaaacttgtcaaccataaacgCTGAAATGTTGAAGTTTGTAATAACAGAAGTCCATAATTTGGACATCATTGATGCAGGTGCTGAGACAAAGAGAATGTATGGTTAGCATGCCTAGATTGACATatgcataccagtatattgatggtgcaaatacagcaatctgattggtcgagacgcgaaaagaaccgtagtatattggcgatataccacggctggcatacgcgcgagctctgagcttgagcaaaaatccgtttatgacgttccatgccagaatttcaatatactgttatgatataatagcaataaatcacacccagcgacgatataccactcgattttgaccacttcacttcatatatgcacgagcgatagcgagtgcatatatgaaatgaactggtcaaaacctcgtggtataccatcgctgggtgtgttttattgcttaaatatactatgatacaatattctaTAATGACTTAGGGTGAAAAAACTACGCAtctttttccatattttttgcATTCATGGATAAGGTAAACAGTGTCTCACAAAgactgaatatttgcatatttgaccaCTAAACAACACTACATAAAACAGAATATAGAAATGTATAAGTATATACTTTTGTTGCTGTTGGACCTTATTCACCTGCCAATATCTCTGCTATTTCAGGTATAATGTTTGTGAAGACTCGAAAACTTGCCAAAGCAGTCTGTGAGTGCATAAAAGATGATGATGAGTTGGTCAATTTAAAACCTGCAATAGTGACTGGTGTACAAGCAAAATCCGACGACAGTATGAAGCAGAGTGATCAAGATCTTGCATTAAAGAAATTTTCTGAAGGAACTTGTAAGTTAATTATTGCAACAAGTGTAGCTGAGGAAGGTCTAGATATCCCAGAATGCCATATGGTTATCAGATACAATTACGCAACCAATGAAATTTCAATGAGGCAATCACGTGGGCGCGCTCGAGCTCAGCACAGCACAGAGCACTTTATTGGAGACTCTGAGCTCGCGATTAAAGATAAAGTGAACGTGTTTCTAGATCAACAAGTCGAACAGGCGATTCAGAATGTTCAACAAATTCCAAACGATAGATTTCTCAATAGCGTAGCAATCATACAACGTTCTGTTGTTGCTGATAGGTGTCGTCAGGAGCGATTACAGCAACTTCAAAAGAGTGCTAATCAGGCGAGTTCTGTAAATCTGTACTGTAAGGGATGTAATGAATTTGTTTGTAAAGGTAGTGATGTTTTTAAATATGACTGCAACCATTTTATCCAAGATAAGGAGATTGTAGAAATAAGATTGTATTTAAGGAACATACTAAGGCAGAGCAACGTGAAGTTGGAGTCAtgaaaattttttgtaaaaattgcaaacaagACTGGGGGATTGCCCTCCCACCCCCACAACAATTTCCAGTCATTAAGATTGTAAGCTTCATCGTTGAATACCCTGATGGTAAAAGGAAAAGGATCAAAAAGTGGAAAGATACTGATTTCCAACCAGAAGTGGTGGATCAGTTACCCTTTCCAGAATTTACAGTAGAACCTGTGTAGTGTGAATGTAGTTGATGCACATATTGGCCTCGAATGATGTACGATATAATTTCGGAATGTGCGATATGTGAGTCCCAAGCAACAATCTGCACACACTCAGTGCAAGACTATGACAAGGCTTTACTTTACAGAAGTTTGCAGTATTTAAAATGTTTCAGCtatttacatatacatatacatatgttTCACAGGATTCAAATAAGCAATGATTAAAGGTACTGTAGATAACACAATGACTGATTAGATGTATATATGGACACTTGAATTCCACTTTGACTTTCCTGTCGATGGGATATTTTTAACCCTGTCATTGTAAATCGAATCTGATCAAAATTCCACCCTCgagtaaaattttcaaagcgGGATTGTGTACACAGCAAGAAGCCATGGGCAGATGATTACAGGCATACATCTCTCTGTCAGAATATCTGTTTCAGCCCTTTGCCACCTTTATTGACACATACCTCTACATGGATTTGTGACAGAGGATGCACAAGCTTAGGTTCTGTTGTAGGGTCAAACGGTAGCACGCATGTATCTTAACACATCGTCCTTAAGTTTTATTCTGTATAGCATGAATATTTTACTTGGCAAGTATCATTTCTTTACTctagtaaaattttcaaaatgaaaataatttacataaatgttgcAGTGGTACTGACAACGTCGAAGTTTATGAAtgactcaaaaataaatgactatacagaaaatattttttgcaacTGACATAGATATTCAAGATGAATAGTTTCCAATTATGTGATGTAAACGGCAAAGTTATAATAAAGTAGATATGTCTTTTAAATGAGAAACATGCTATGAGTGATTTATGCGtagaatgaaatgaacttttaaaaattgcaaTTAAATTTAATGTTTCTTCTTGTGTACAAGACTTTCGCCATAAATTAGATAGCGACTTGACAAGGTTTGCAGGGGTAATATATGTTTCGAAAGTGACAAACGTTTACTAGTTTACGTCGGTTGATAACTTTTTTATCCAGTctaatcatggatgtaaaaatagatctagtttttacatccatggccgGGTCTAATCGACTTCTCGTTGACTCAGCCAAAGTGGGTATACACTGGAATAATGAAGTCGATTGGGCGTACTGTTTTTAGTCGTTGAAATcacagtcccttggtgggctattcagctctgggactattcgccccatagacgagtgtacagaagcgggttgtttctcgcttctgtacactcgtctatggggcgaatagtcccagaactgaatagcccaccaagggactgtgTTGAAATCTAGGATTCAGACCATTCGAGTGTGACACATTTCTTCGTAAGATTTCGTTCTCCAAATTGTTATATGATCTGAAAGTTTCTACTTATTGTTACTTTTCGAGGCAATTAAGACAAGTCCTTCTAATGTTGCACAAAGTTGAATAAACATGGTATCGAAATTAATAAATCTACATAAAACATTTCTcggaaacaatattttcaaaatttcaatgaaagaaagattattTACCGACTAATTTAATGTTTTACAATTATTGGGAAAAGATCAGTACGAAATTGGTATCTTACGTTGAATGCACTGTTTAATTACATGTTCGTGCATCAATATCGTCGCTAAAAATGCATTAGATAATACTCACATGAAAATTCAAGGTCATAATTTTTCCATGACATTATCGTTGCCAATTCAAATGTCTTCCTTCCTCCAAAATATTCACATTAAAACTGTTCAGAACTGAACTGTGTTGTATGACAGTGTCCAATCGTCACATGTACGACAGCTATACAGGAACGCATTCATTCATTGACCGGAAAGTAGATTGTACCATCGACTATTGCCACTCCAAGGTATGAAATGCAATAGAAATGAATTCATTTGGATATTTTTGGCTGTGTGTGGATAACAACTCGTTTGCTTAATTTAGTGAAGCCATAATGATGTAACATCGTATGTTCAGAAAAAGGTATAACCTGTTAAAATGAAATCCACCATTATGAACACTTAATTTGACGAAGACAGATATGGAATTCAGTAGTGTCATAGAGCAATTCCAAAAGTCATACATTCTGCTGAGGTCACTTGACGACTAACCTAGGTCAGTATATATCTGCAAAATGGCGAGTCCGTTTAATTACGGTGCCACTAGGGCGGACAAGGAAGTTAAGCTTAAGGATTAAGAAGACCCTCCTGAAATCGTTGCTCTGCGTCGACTTCGCCAGGGGTTCATTCGTGATATTGTACCGTCTCACATTATACCGGTGCTTAAAACATGCCTCACTCGCCGAGAAGAAGAACAGATCCGCGCTGAAGAGGGCAACAAAGGGGCGATCACAGGAGCCATGATGTTACTTGTTTACCTTATCAAGAAGGACAGATGGTATGAACAATTTTT belongs to Ptychodera flava strain L36383 chromosome 17, AS_Pfla_20210202, whole genome shotgun sequence and includes:
- the LOC139116156 gene encoding uncharacterized protein, with translation MASPFNYGANRADKEIEDYEDPPEIVALRRLRQGFIRDIVPSHIIPVLKTCLTRREEEQIRAEEGNKGPITGAMMFLDYLIKKDRWYEQFLSALKDDDVKLEHLALELENEVKVCKEESKRDHARRSMTFGGSYTEGQADAGLQSTNPDLQNCQESFRSRYVQGAFTVDDVEQAMRDVRINLAANLPCLPDEPPPPYTTGTYFEDGGRLVQSAGGTPQQNKPLTVNQYFVNVNVQKGNVQVGSDNVHIGNDDVTSSAGNGNKQTQDVKTSPSADSKDGRIRNDEEEGRRMHY
- the LOC139116158 gene encoding interferon-induced helicase C domain-containing protein 1-like — translated: MAITKHCFVESLAEQAQSNGGDVTFKRKAIFLVHRIPLLNQTYKRFKRHLPLLNIAKRSGASMTNTGFEMLVPVNDMIITTGGILKNSLTEKKVTLDEFSLIIIDECHHAMKNHPYNVIMAEYLRLKLSNPTTKLPQIIGLTASPGSGSKSGLKTATDHILKLCANMDAHMFVTVKDEKNKESLGKVTNDPDKYTSVTDPRKPDPFKEKVEEIMVEIEKRAGLTAPGQRETQQYETFIMESLNAATSGRQHEVAKCCEHLREYNTALQMNSLCRMADALDVIESFYNERSARGQHRATDIEKWLYKLFKKSSSNLFDISEKKKAIQIQKLSN